The Azospirillum baldaniorum genome contains a region encoding:
- a CDS encoding pirin family protein, whose translation MTAETVRPVLTAVEGMEASDGAGVRMTRMVGTPRLRMLDPFLMLDYFGSDTPQDYLAGFPDHPHRGFETVTYMLAGRMRHWDNHGHEGVIETGGVQWMTAGRGVIHSEMPEQTEGLMKGFQLWINLPARLKMSEPAYQEFAADRIPVETREGGTTVTVIAGTTGNGTAGPVRSGPTEARYFDVTLPAGAAFSEPVPAGHAAALVVFEGSVVAPGSSVRLGGPRVLVLGEGDRAEITAGPSGARFLLLSGRPLGEPVAWGGPFVMNSREEVMQAYRDYEEGKF comes from the coding sequence ATGACCGCCGAAACCGTCCGCCCCGTCCTGACCGCCGTCGAAGGCATGGAAGCGTCCGACGGGGCCGGCGTGCGCATGACCCGCATGGTCGGCACGCCGCGCCTGCGCATGCTCGACCCCTTCCTGATGCTGGACTACTTCGGGTCCGACACGCCGCAGGACTATCTGGCCGGCTTCCCCGACCACCCGCACCGCGGTTTCGAGACGGTCACTTACATGCTGGCCGGCCGCATGCGCCACTGGGACAACCACGGCCATGAGGGCGTGATCGAGACCGGCGGCGTGCAATGGATGACCGCCGGGCGCGGCGTGATCCATTCCGAGATGCCGGAGCAGACCGAAGGGTTGATGAAGGGCTTCCAGCTCTGGATCAACCTGCCGGCGCGGCTGAAGATGTCGGAGCCCGCCTACCAGGAGTTCGCCGCCGATCGCATCCCGGTCGAGACGCGCGAGGGCGGGACCACGGTGACGGTGATCGCCGGCACCACCGGCAACGGCACCGCCGGCCCGGTGCGCAGCGGCCCGACGGAGGCCCGCTACTTCGACGTCACCCTGCCGGCGGGTGCTGCCTTCTCCGAGCCGGTGCCCGCCGGTCACGCGGCTGCGCTGGTGGTCTTCGAGGGATCGGTGGTGGCGCCCGGCAGCTCCGTCCGGCTGGGCGGGCCGCGGGTGCTGGTGCTGGGCGAGGGCGACCGGGCGGAGATCACCGCCGGCCCGTCCGGGGCGCGCTTCCTGCTGCTCTCCGGCCGGCCGCTCGGCGAGCCGGTGGCCTGGGGCGGCCCCTTCGTCATGAACAGCCGCGAGGAGGTGATGCAGGCCTACCGCGACTACGAAGAGGGCAAGTTCTAA